Genomic window (Gadus chalcogrammus isolate NIFS_2021 chromosome 3, NIFS_Gcha_1.0, whole genome shotgun sequence):
CATTGATATTTTAACAGATCATAGCATAAAATGCTATGATTATTCAAATCATATTATGAAGTTGTAAAAAGAGTCCTTAAATTTGATCACAACTACATGGTTTATCTCGTGACTCTGAAGGCGTTTTAAGGGATAGCAACAACATTTCTTCTTAAAGTATTCCATAAACAAacagcacacacattcattgtCACACAGTACACTCCTTTCACGAAGCAAGACAGCTAATTCATCTATAGTAGCAGTAAATATTGTCAAAGGCCCAAAGCTAAATACAGTTTTGAAGCATCACCTTTAGGTGACTTTCATGGAAGGTATGATCTTTTGTTTTCTTAAGATCAAGTCCACAGAAACCAGTATTTTACGTCAACGTGAATGCTATTGTTGACTTCATAAAAGTGGAGACATACTCAGAGTAGCTGATTGTAAAACTGAAATACACCTGAGAGCACTCCTTACAAGCTATTTGGGGAACATCCAGAGAATGTAAGTAAGTTAGATGCagtggtactgggtgcaattagCCCAACATTGCATTGACATCTCATTCTTACTCTTGTAAATGCtttcatttaattttaatttttttcctcCTTCACATTTACAGAAATATGCCAGTGTTGAAAATGCTTCGGACCATTTCATTCTATCTTCTGATAGGCCTATGTCTAATTGGTGAGTTGACAAAAGAATGGCCTACTACGAAGTGAACAGCAGGTCTGAAATACAAGTCTAAGCCGTATTCTCTCTGCAATCTGCATTTATTTATGGTCAGCACATGGCACAGCCGCAGCTACAACCACTCCTGGTGCCACAAGCCCAGCTGCAACATCCATTCCTGGTGCCACAAGCCCAGCTGCAACATCCATTCCTGGTGTCACAAGCCCAGCTGCAACATCCAGTCCTGGTGCCCCTAGCCCAGCTGCAACATCCAGTCCTGGAGCTACAAGCCCAGCTATAACATCCAGTCCTGGTGCTACAAGTCAAGCTATGACATCAAGTCCTGGTGCTACAAGCCCAGCTATGACATCCACGGCTGGCATCCCGATAACCATGAACACTGCTGCTGCCACAAGCAACACTATGAACAACACAGCTGCCGTAACAACAGGAGTTGCTACAACAGCAAACACCACAAGCAGTGCCGCTACAATTGGAATATTCCaccaaatctgccttctacTCTGCATGGCTTTATTAACAGTAGGCATATAATCCTTgatattaattatttttaacacAACCTTAATAATTGGGGATTTTCTTGATTTTTGCATTCCCTTTAACATCTATGTAGGCCGATCATGGGGGATATGTTTGTGGAGCAAATAGTATCTATTTAACCATGATAACATTATCttattgtaatattatacaAGTCATTTTATGATGCAACGTGCTGTGGGCTTTAGAAAATGACATTCGAAAAACGTGTTTCACTAAATGTTTGCGAAACTCCAATATTTGTTTGTCCCTTAATTAAACAACTTTCATAATGTCAATGTTTTGCAAGAGTTTATCTACAAAATAACAGTCTACCTGCAACATTTACCTTACTAGTTGAACCTTACTTTTACCACTTTAAGGAGGCAGAATAAAAGTCCAGCAGTAAGATCATCCATTTAAAATCTTtggaaataggcctacattatatatatatatgtatgcatactcACTTTAAAAAAGGACCATAAAATCACATCGTAAAATCATTAATTAACTAGGTGGttaatctttttatcatgtaaTGTACGACCCTTTTCAAAACCAACACGTCGAATACCTCTTTAGCAGTTATGTTTAATATCGGGTTAAGTTATACCCTAAATCAGCGATTGCAAAACGGGGGTAGCCTTTACCTGTGTGAGCAAAATCCTAATGTAAATTTAAATGTATggatacaaaacacaaatacatcctCACTAAATGTATCAAAATCCAATACAAATTCCTGTTAGcaaatgtatttaataaaaataaatgtgatttttttttaatgcacgAAGTAGGCCTAGTCTGCCATTTACTGTCGCCTCTGTTCCTGAGGAAAACCAGCATGATCTGCTTGAGGTTCAGCAGCAGGTTATACAATCAGGATTGTTAATGATTCGTTATCAGCTTTGATGCTCAACGACATGTATCTTTTTTCACCAATTAATTGTACATACATTTAATGataatgaatacatttgatAAAGAGTAAGAATTACTGCAGTTATGTTTGTTAGCAACCGGGTAATATAGCAGTCAAACTACTTTATCGCAGAACTTCATGAGTGGATCTTTGGCCGAAATCATAAAGTGGTGGTCTTACACATTGCTCGTTTCCAATACATTATACCGAAGATAAACTCATTAGCACAAGTGGATGAAGCTTTGAACATTTCCCATTGATTTTCTTGGTTTACTTTTTTGGTAAAATAATTATAACGTTTTTAGCCTGGGACCAAGCCAATCAACCATCGGGCTAGTTGTGACCATAAAACATGATTCGGGGCAAAAAGGAATTTGGAAAACGGAAGAAAAGGCTAAGGTACAATGCTCTGTAAGGAACTACTCATCCCAAAAACCATTGCCAACTTTTACGCAATGGTTACAACCCAATAGTTTAGGGCTTTTCTTGCAtcttataacatttattatgtatttttttatcaattCAAGTGTCATATATTGTGCGCCTTTGTGTATGTAGCGACTTTAAGGCTTTTAATCATAACCTCTatggagaaaaataaataacaggcCATCTGCCTTTAGATAGACTTTCACTTTACTAGCAAACTCATTAAACTAGGCAGCTAGTTATAATTCACAAACCACAGTGCTGACGAGTGATAGGATTACGTGTAAATGAAAAAAATGGGCAAATGCAGCCAAATTATTATATATTCGTTCAACATTGAGCTAGTATCTAGAATTGAGAAAACTAAAGTTAGGAAACTGACTTTTGCTAGCTAAATAAGCAAATGACTTCACAGAAAACCTTTAAAGTTAGTGTTCTAGTCACTAACCACATATTGTAACTAGCAttcccctccatccatcccacTACACATTTCGTTCAGAATAGGAAGCCTCTGATGACGCTTAACAGAGCTGGACTTCAACCAAACCTAAAGGACTACATGAATAGTTCTTTCAAAAGTACGCAAATATCTTCTTATTTACaatgatacaaacacacacccaaacaattGTCAGTTGTGTAGGTATACGTCAGAGTTCCAAGCCCACTATTTATCTTTGAGATGTATGGAGCATTTCCATTAAGTTGCAAAACCACATTTCTTATTGagcatttttttaatgtatttagATAAATGCACTGAAATATAAGCTTCATTTTATCAAAAAAGAACAGCATCAATGAAATAGTTACTAAAAGTTACTGACGGAGCACAGATCTTTGGCTACCGCATTATTTATCAACAACTTTTTCTTTGCGGCTACGCTGACCCTTAGTCTTCTCATTTTGGGTCTTCTGCAGGATGGCCAATGTATCCCTCTTCTCAACTTTCCTCAACTgtttcttcttcatcctctttATCTTTGATGTATTCCGGATCTGTGTGATTAAAAAGAAATTGGTTGAAACAAAGGGCCCAAAAACAATGTTGAGTGTTTATAATTTCTATAATGATAATGCAGTTTTTTTCTCCCCTAGTAAACAAGTCTCATTCGTTTAAGAAGAATTTCCTGTGGATTATAAAAGGAAGATCTCCCCAAATCCATCAGGTCAGGAAAATATATTGCTGTCAATATGTTTCACTGAAAAAAATTGGCACACGCAAaccttggcttttgggcgtacgtacacttttagtaaggATCCCACTCTTTATAAATGAGACCTCATGTCATTTAAAAAACCCTTTCCAGTGTGGAACCGGTTTCTTGGAAGTACCCTAGGTActcctagcctggctccgcccgcctaagtacttccgctcaatttgaatttcccttgtacctgctgtatgtaatttggttttctggcgccgccacagcgtgcgcccaatcagcgaacagagaacaatgacgataaagtcgtgcgccagtttgagtttgcctcactataaaatattgatttacaatgtgcaatttttccctgataaattaaatttgacgaacaacacctgcagctgtcgttgacggacattttcgtgcagacgcgcaagttGTTTGGTAGTTTGTGTACAACTGCGCGTGGATTCCGGCGCAtggacatacgtcacaaccaaacgttagcgattggttactggcagatccagagtggcactgggcagatccaatcattttaaactgttttaaacagacacccgccttcaagtgagttaacgtttgtcaattgattaggtccagtaTGTACCGCAAAACAACTTTGttgattttaaacaatataGCCCTGGTTGTTAAGACACAGGGTTTGAGTGCAGTACTCCAACATGGTCTCCCTCTTGATTTGTAGGTTCAAACAGATAATTACTTAATGACTTTTCCAACTAAATATTCCGGCTTCTGTCATGTCAAAAACCGATTCCAccatgagaggagaggatagaggTTAAAAAGACGTGTAgtttcagtgtttcccacagaaatgttggagactatggggggggggggggaaggggggttgtatgtcttcaaacttcgtctgagcaaaaaaaataaaaaaaataattataataataattaatgtgcacgcagagactatggcggccgaaattagactatggcgggccgccatagtctcgtcaatgtgtgggaaacactgagttTCATCCCCAGTCATCCATGGTTGTAACAGTATGGCGCAATAGCAGCAAACGGAGCTTCAAACACCCACAATGGGCTTGAGACCCAATTAAAAACATGTATTGGTTGGGGTATGGATTTGATGATATGATACTGGAGAGATGGCTGTAGATAATCATTAGTTTTAGTATGATAAATACAATTGGTTTCAGACTTTTCAGGTTTTCTGACATTGTAAATGTGAATTAGTCTGGAACCTCCGAGTAATTATTTGGGATTTCCAAGGGGCAATATCAATGGGAGCAGACCAAAACACATATGGATGCACTTGGATTCATGCACAATCAATCAAAGCCACGTTGTGTGGGACACATCTGCAGCATCCATCTTTGTTGTTTATGTTGCCTCAATGACGGCCACAAAAGACCCTTCTCTGTACAGTAATCGAATTAAACCTGCACGTTTTTGATTGGTCCGACCAAAGTCGAGTCTTCTGAAGATCTGACAGGACAGGAAGGGGGGCAGGCATATACCGGAGCCAATTAAACACGAGCTCAGATTTGTCAGTTCCACGGCTATTGGCCCCGAACGTGACACATAATAATTTGCCTATTTCACTCTTTGCCTGTGCAAAAGAACGATCAACTTACCACTTGAACAATCTCTGACTTGCGCTCATTCTCAGCACGTCGTTTCAATGTCTCCTCCGTCCGTTTCCTCTTGTCCTATTAGGGAAATGATTGTAATAAATGAGTGATGATCGTTTTCCTCCATAGCAaggatttaatttaatttggcGAATGCCTACCTCTTTCTCTTTGGCCTTGTCTTGTTTAAGTTGAAGGGagaactttttgaccaactgcTGCTCTTGTTTGGCTGCCATCTTTTTTCCCCAAGAAGTACGCAGGGGCTTATCCCTGACCACTGCAGAGAACCTGTACAAATGATAAATGGTCAAAACAAAAACCCGGTTTGGAGACAACGCTTGATGACATATGCATGGTTCACGGGGTGTTATCAACGGTAAAGCGACAACCAACCTTTGTTTATTCCGGTCCTTCCAAACTCGACCCGATTTCGGTTTTCCCAGAGGTATCTGTGATGCCGTGGTCTGTTTCGTTCCCGGGACAAATAGAGCCGCCTCCTGGGGCTTTTCACCGGGGTGTACGGGGGCCGTTTCCATCGTACTAGGGACCGTTTCTATGCGTCCTTCTGATTTATTGGACTCGTTTTCAAGCAGCATGGGGGAATCTGTAGACTCTCCTACGGGCGCCTCTGATATACGCGTCATGGTATGTCCTTCCTCCGAATCTCCTTTATCCAAAGAAATAACAGATTTCCTCGTCCTGCGTGTCGAGGGTTTTGCTGGACTAGGGACCTGAGAGTCGGCCAAGAGGGCTGGCGTGCGGACCCTGCGTCCGCTACGAGTCCGTGTAACTTTATCCACGTCCTGCGTGCTTTCGGGCTCTTCTGTTAACTCGGGCTCTGACTTTTCAGTCGAAATACACTCTCCTGGGGTATTCATGTTGACCCGAAACCCTTCGTGCACTGCCTCAGTGTGCTATTTATATAAGAAAGATAAATTACAAACTGTTACAAGTACACTCGACTCTGTTTCCACACCACGGACGTAGAAACACGTGTGTTAGGAGCGTATTTCCGGTTCCTGCAACCGTTGTTTGGTTAACTCTTCTTCGGTGTTTCAAGAACACGATACTACCGCCACCTAACGATCAGAAATCGATGTATTGCATCCgtgggattatttgtttatcatcaCAGTGGATGCGCGCGCAGAATCATAGCAAAAagtttgtttgaccggttgccatggttatctccgtgtggttaatttgcagttttggtgttaattagcgatgttgtcagcttactgttacattaaactgtaatcagaaaacgcggttagaTGCTATAGACCAGggcaggggtcttcaacgttttccagGCCAAGGGCACCGAACTGATGGAGAGATGGCGTggggaccccctacttatatattgcatagaattgtgttttatattaaactggtcctatATTGCCATGTATAAATATGCCctgttattttgcattcaatacTAAGATATTATTTTGTAGGTGATAACTACCCTTTCCCTAATACCATTGAATTGATGGTTTTCTGGCCTTAATTCTGAAAACTGACACATTCATAAATGAAGTAGGGCTGCCCCCTAATAGTAGACTAAAAACTTGTTGGTTTTACTAGTAATGTTTTTATACAAAAGAAATGAGAGGGAATAATCTAAATGGAAAACTCTTATTCAGGGCATCTCTaaaatgaatgtttttttcccgCTGCATCAGATGAGGAGTTGTATTATAGGCACAAAAACAAAGCAAGATTGGTGGCGTGCACTAATGAGCGGGCTCGTGGTGGCTTCCGGGAGTGCCATGACAACCTGGGCACTGGAGGTCACCCAGGGAGGCGCAGGacaatggaaaaaataaaggcATCCTACCACTGGGCAACAATGCGAGAGGACGTTAAGAAATGGTCAAGTTCTTGGACTTTTTGAAAGGTGAGTTATAAGACTGAATTGAgatggatttattttaaatttagaCATTCTGTAGAAGTATTTTAATCTGTCTCCTGTAAACTCCTTAAATTGCAACAAATATACAGATAACTTGTTATTTGCTTTGTCATACTGTACATATCATTTTCGATATTGAAATTGCTGTAGCCTTGCTGTAGATTTAAACGCCccattgtgtttga
Coding sequences:
- the ccdc86 gene encoding coiled-coil domain-containing protein 86, encoding MNTPGECISTEKSEPELTEEPESTQDVDKVTRTRSGRRVRTPALLADSQVPSPAKPSTRRTRKSVISLDKGDSEEGHTMTRISEAPVGESTDSPMLLENESNKSEGRIETVPSTMETAPVHPGEKPQEAALFVPGTKQTTASQIPLGKPKSGRVWKDRNKQRFSAVVRDKPLRTSWGKKMAAKQEQQLVKKFSLQLKQDKAKEKEDKRKRTEETLKRRAENERKSEIVQVIRNTSKIKRMKKKQLRKVEKRDTLAILQKTQNEKTKGQRSRKEKVVDK